The following proteins are co-located in the Spea bombifrons isolate aSpeBom1 chromosome 3, aSpeBom1.2.pri, whole genome shotgun sequence genome:
- the LOC128483681 gene encoding coagulation factor VII-like, with translation MTRGFLYTTLLLLSVSSCYSVFIEREKAHRVLRKRANYFLEEIHPGNLERECFEEMCSREEAREIFKSQEKTTEFWYHYKDLSPCKLNPCQNGGICQQYHYIYTCLCPPRFAGRHCENVRIECWYNNGGCLQYCTDTARSLSVSCSCAHGYSLNKDGKSCDQSARYPCGLTISSSRSLEEPELDLEPHKLPLNNPGTTIAPFHQINLNSSLTSNNTEQPLNMNDTAWQHGKYNPSRNITENERVYEDNTTRAHSTNVTAWRQDTNVTTETRPSNESTWVYDENVPESDDSINLNADADKNDQRASAWTGSITDFTEEAEDNSTSDDFRIVGGMRCELGHCPWQVLIRTSRGIDFCGGTLISSRWVLSAAHCFEGINPHHVTIGDYDKLRRDQDEQKIAVLKFFSHPHYLGEYYDHDIALLYLRSAVILNDYARPICLPSPGLGRLLTQEGEIGQVSGWGATRYMGRFSRFLLKVRLPIVSQEVCMASTDKVLTGNMFCAGYSSGARDSCKGDSGGPFAVFYRHTWYLLGVVSWGEGCASEGKYGVYTRVSNYIPWIKETIMDTEGAEEHLTSTL, from the exons ATGACTAGAGGCTTCCTTTATACTACATTGCTACTACTCTCTGTATCATCCTGTTACTCag TGTTTATAGAACGTGAGAAGGCTCACCGCGTACTGCGAAAACGCGCCAATTATTTCTTAGAGGAAATACATCCCGGGAACCTGGAGCGGGAATGTTTTGAAGAAATGTGCTCCAGGGAAGAGGCTCGAGAAATTTTCAAATCTCAGGAAAAAACA ACAGAGTTTTGGTATCATTATAAAG ACCTCAGTCCATGTAAACTGAACCCATGTCAGAATGGTGGGATCTGCCAGCAGTATCATTACATCTACACATGTCTATGTCCACCTCGCTTCGCAGGAAGACACTGTGAAAATG TAAGAATTGAGTGCTGGTATAACAATGGCGGCTGTTTGCAATATTGTACAGACACAGCACGGTCACTCAGTGTGAGTTGCTCCTGTGCACATGGATATTCCCTGAATAAGGATGGCAAGAGTTGTGACCAATCTG CTCGTTATCCATGTGGTCTGACAATAAGCTCATCACGCTCTCTGGAGGAACCTGAGCTGGACTTGGAACCTCACAAGCTCCCTCTAAATAACCCAGGCACCACCATTGCCCCCTTCcatcaaattaatttaaatagcaGTCTTACTAGTAATAATACTGAACAACCACTCAACATGAACGATACTGCCTGGCAGCACGGGAAGTACAATCCTTCTAGAAATATCACTGAGAATGAGAGAGTCTATGAAGACAACACTACCAGGGCACACAGTACCAATGTGACTGCCTGGAGACAGGATACCAACGTAACTACAGAAACAAGACCGTCTAACGAATCTACTTGGGTATATGATGAAAATGTCCCTGAGTCAGATGACAGCATAAACCTAAATGCAGATGCTGATAAGAATGATCAGAGGGCATCTGCTTGGACAGGGAGTATTACAGACTTTACAGAAGAGGCTGAGGACAATTCTACATCTGATGATTTTCGGATTGTTGGAGGGATGCGTTGTGAGCTTGGACATTGCCCCTGGCAG GTCCTGATCCGAACTTCTAGAGGAATAGATTTCTGCGGTGGAACCCTGATCAGCAGCCGTTGGGTACTGTCTGCTGCACATTGCTTCGAAGGCATTAATCCACACCATGTAACCATTG GAGATTATGACAAGCTTCGACGAGACCAAGATGAGCAGAAAATTGCAGTACTGAAATTTTTTTCCCATCCTCACTATCTTGGGGAGTACTATGACCATGACATTGCATTACTGTACCTGCGCAGTGCAGTCATTCTAAATGACTATGCTCGACCAATCTGCTTACCCAGCCCTGGTCTAGGACGCCTATTAACTCAAGAGGGTGAAATAGGGCAAGTAAGCGGATGGGGAGCCACACGGTACATGGGCCGTTTTAGTCGCTTTTTACTAAAAGTCAGACTACCGATTGTCAGCCAGGAGGTTTGCATGGCCTCCACAGACAAGGTGTTGACGGGAAACATGTTCTGTGCGGGCTACAGCTCTGGGGCTCGGGACTCTTGCAAAGGGGACAGTGGAGGGCCCTTTGCCGTTTTTTATCGGCACACGTGGTACCTGCTGGGAGTGGTGAGTTGGGGTGAAGGGTGTGCATCGGAAGGAAAATATGGTGTCTACACAAGAGTGTCCAACTATATCCCATGGATAAAAGAGACAATAATGGACACAGAGGGAGCTGAGGAGCATCTTACATCTACATTATAG